One Carboxydothermus pertinax genomic window carries:
- a CDS encoding YebC/PmpR family DNA-binding transcriptional regulator: MAGHSKWANIKHRKEKMDSVRGKIFTKLAREIMVAARLGGGDPEANPRLKAAIARAREANIPNENIQRAILKGTGELGAENYEEVFYEGYGPGGVAILLKIMTDNRNRTAGEIRHLFSKHGGNMGEAGSVQWIFEEKGYITVLKEENPGVTEEELLLMVLEAGAEDLKDDGEQFEIITSPESFENVKEALISSNIKTSVAEITMLPKTTVPVSGDDAQKLLKLLDLFEDHDDVQEVYANFELVD, from the coding sequence ATGGCTGGTCATTCAAAGTGGGCCAACATTAAACATCGAAAAGAAAAAATGGACTCGGTTAGAGGAAAAATTTTTACAAAACTTGCTAGAGAAATAATGGTTGCTGCTAGATTAGGAGGAGGAGACCCGGAAGCAAATCCCCGGCTAAAAGCTGCCATTGCCAGGGCTAGAGAAGCAAATATTCCCAATGAAAATATTCAAAGAGCTATTTTAAAAGGGACAGGCGAATTGGGTGCTGAAAATTATGAAGAGGTCTTTTATGAAGGTTATGGTCCCGGAGGAGTGGCCATTTTATTAAAGATTATGACAGATAATCGTAATCGTACTGCGGGGGAGATTCGACACCTATTTTCAAAACATGGTGGCAATATGGGAGAAGCAGGGAGTGTTCAGTGGATTTTTGAAGAAAAAGGATATATTACTGTCTTAAAAGAAGAAAACCCGGGAGTTACAGAAGAAGAACTGCTTTTAATGGTCTTAGAAGCTGGTGCCGAGGACTTAAAAGATGATGGGGAGCAATTTGAAATTATTACGTCTCCTGAATCTTTTGAAAACGTAAAAGAAGCTTTAATAAGCTCTAACATCAAAACAAGTGTGGCGGAAATAACCATGCTACCTAAAACAACGGTACCGGTTTCGGGGGACGATGCCCAAAAACTTTTAAAACTTTTAGACCTTTTTGAAGACCATGACGATGTTCAAGAAGTCTACGCCAATTTTGAGTTAGTGGACTAA
- a CDS encoding selenium metabolism-associated LysR family transcriptional regulator: MKTEYFKTFITVVNEKSLSKAGKILNLTQPAITKHLQSLEEHYNTILLERNVKGIKLTEDGTLLYKYAQELLSILEEAEQNISGNKENPKGILNIGASNIPGQYLLPLILGKYSKLYPQVKVNLEISDTGEVVAKILEGVYDVGAVGSEIKNPRLEFIPFYRDELVFILPANHPLSQKEVLEPEDLLKVPLIWRERGSGTRMFLEKVLKNFGIQEKKLNIVMELGSNQAVLTAVEGGLGGAFCSEIAIRNAKKLGLISAHRIDGLGFQRDLYLIYLKRKKQHPLINSFINLTVSEFTNWGAKNNELAGKNR; encoded by the coding sequence ATGAAAACAGAGTATTTTAAAACGTTTATTACCGTAGTAAATGAAAAAAGCTTGAGTAAAGCTGGAAAAATATTGAATTTAACCCAACCGGCAATTACTAAGCATTTGCAGTCTTTAGAGGAACATTATAATACAATTTTATTAGAAAGAAACGTCAAGGGAATAAAACTAACGGAAGATGGTACACTTTTATATAAATATGCTCAGGAGCTTCTAAGTATCCTCGAAGAAGCAGAACAAAATATTTCAGGAAACAAAGAAAATCCCAAAGGTATTTTAAACATAGGTGCCAGCAATATTCCTGGGCAGTACCTTTTACCTTTAATCTTGGGTAAATATAGCAAATTGTATCCACAGGTAAAAGTAAATTTGGAAATTAGTGATACTGGTGAGGTAGTGGCTAAAATCTTAGAGGGAGTATATGATGTAGGAGCGGTAGGGTCAGAAATTAAAAATCCCCGCCTTGAGTTTATCCCTTTTTATCGGGATGAATTGGTTTTTATTTTACCCGCAAATCACCCCCTTTCCCAAAAGGAAGTATTGGAACCAGAGGATTTGTTAAAGGTGCCACTTATTTGGCGAGAAAGAGGTTCAGGAACAAGAATGTTTTTGGAAAAAGTCCTTAAAAATTTTGGGATTCAAGAAAAAAAGCTTAATATTGTAATGGAATTGGGAAGCAATCAAGCAGTATTAACGGCGGTGGAAGGCGGGCTTGGGGGAGCTTTTTGTTCGGAAATTGCCATTAGAAATGCAAAAAAACTTGGGTTGATATCGGCACATAGAATTGATGGTTTGGGTTTTCAAAGAGATTTATATCTGATATATTTAAAAAGAAAAAAACAACATCCTTTAATTAACAGCTTTATTAACTTAACTGTTTCAGAATTTACTAATTGGGGGGCGAAAAATAATGAATTGGCAGGAAAAAACCGATAA
- the ruvA gene encoding Holliday junction branch migration protein RuvA — protein MIAVLRGKVIGKLGDAVILETNGIGFKVTVLGREINKLFLNSEAVLFTSLLIREDGWFLYGFEDEETRQLFDLLLSVSGIGPKAALAILNEFRPSELKQIIATKNEKALTRVSGIGQKNAQRLFLELKDKIEGVVTTGDYFEEENDFADIWNDVQQGLINLGVSAAEARELIRKVDKKGIKTPEEGLAFALKFLNK, from the coding sequence TTGATTGCGGTTTTAAGGGGAAAAGTAATAGGAAAATTAGGAGATGCTGTTATTTTAGAAACTAATGGGATTGGGTTTAAAGTTACGGTTTTAGGGCGAGAAATAAATAAATTATTTTTAAATTCCGAGGCAGTTTTATTTACCTCGTTGCTAATAAGAGAAGATGGATGGTTTCTCTATGGCTTTGAAGATGAAGAAACGAGACAGCTTTTTGATTTGCTCTTAAGTGTTTCCGGTATAGGGCCAAAAGCGGCGTTAGCAATATTAAACGAATTTCGACCAAGTGAACTTAAGCAGATTATCGCCACAAAGAACGAAAAGGCGTTAACACGGGTGTCTGGAATTGGCCAAAAAAATGCCCAGCGTCTTTTTCTTGAGCTAAAAGATAAAATAGAGGGGGTTGTAACTACAGGGGATTATTTTGAGGAAGAAAACGATTTTGCGGATATCTGGAATGATGTTCAGCAAGGGCTTATAAATCTTGGGGTTTCGGCAGCCGAGGCTAGAGAACTAATCCGCAAAGTTGATAAAAAAGGAATTAAAACCCCAGAAGAAGGCCTTGCTTTTGCTTTAAAATTCCTAAATAAATAG
- the nadE gene encoding NAD(+) synthase, which yields MNWQEKTDKLVKWLKQKAAEANAKGLLVGVSGGVDSAVVAALIKKAFPEDSLGIIMPCFSNPQDEEDARLVVKHLNLRHIIVSLDETYTAFVNSQNKAFKHEPNKIALANIKPRLRMATLYYWAANFNYLVVGTGNRTELEIGYFTKWGDGGVDLLPIGGLTKTEVWEFARFLGLPDRIITKAPSAGLWEGQTDEGEMGYRYKDIDRYLLTGEGPAEIENYVKVMQIKSQHKKNMPEIPML from the coding sequence ATGAATTGGCAGGAAAAAACCGATAAACTTGTTAAGTGGTTAAAACAAAAAGCTGCTGAAGCCAACGCTAAGGGGCTTCTCGTAGGGGTATCCGGTGGGGTTGATTCGGCGGTAGTGGCTGCTCTCATTAAAAAAGCTTTTCCTGAGGACAGTTTAGGGATTATTATGCCGTGCTTTAGCAATCCCCAAGATGAAGAAGATGCCCGTCTGGTAGTAAAGCACTTAAATCTTAGACATATTATTGTAAGTCTGGATGAAACCTATACGGCTTTTGTTAATAGCCAAAATAAAGCATTTAAGCATGAGCCAAATAAAATTGCTCTAGCAAACATTAAACCTCGACTTCGAATGGCAACTCTTTACTATTGGGCAGCTAATTTTAATTATTTGGTGGTTGGAACAGGAAACAGAACGGAACTAGAGATAGGTTATTTCACCAAATGGGGTGATGGTGGTGTTGACCTTTTACCCATAGGAGGTCTTACAAAAACCGAAGTTTGGGAATTTGCCCGTTTTCTTGGTCTTCCGGACAGAATAATTACAAAGGCTCCTTCGGCGGGCTTATGGGAAGGGCAAACCGATGAAGGAGAGATGGGTTATAGGTATAAAGATATTGACCGTTACTTATTAACAGGAGAAGGCCCAGCGGAAATAGAAAATTATGTAAAAGTGATGCAAATAAAATCCCAACATAAAAAGAATATGCCTGAGATTCCAATGTTGTAA
- the ruvC gene encoding crossover junction endodeoxyribonuclease RuvC: MMKIIGIDPGTALMGVGILEKVGNKLKVISYEAISTPKITKEQRLKLIFQNLNSIITKEQPELVAVEELFFSKNVKTAISVGEARGVALLVAALNNLPVIEIKPVEVKNIVTGYGHAPKFQVEYMITKLLGLKEPPKPDDVADALAIAYAGLIKLGGSV; this comes from the coding sequence ATGATGAAAATTATTGGTATAGACCCCGGAACAGCATTAATGGGTGTAGGGATACTAGAAAAAGTTGGTAACAAATTAAAGGTGATATCTTATGAGGCTATTTCTACCCCAAAAATAACAAAAGAGCAAAGATTAAAATTGATATTTCAAAATTTAAACTCCATAATAACCAAAGAACAGCCGGAGTTAGTAGCAGTTGAAGAGTTATTTTTTAGTAAAAATGTTAAAACTGCTATTTCCGTAGGGGAAGCCCGTGGGGTTGCCTTGCTGGTTGCGGCCCTAAATAACTTACCGGTAATAGAAATAAAACCGGTGGAAGTGAAAAATATTGTTACCGGTTATGGCCATGCCCCTAAATTTCAGGTCGAGTATATGATAACAAAGCTTTTGGGGTTAAAAGAACCACCCAAACCGGATGATGTGGCCGATGCTCTGGCGATAGCTTATGCCGGATTAATAAAATTGGGGGGATCTGTTTGA
- the ruvB gene encoding Holliday junction branch migration DNA helicase RuvB: MEERIVSGFELVEDENEFSLRPRKLSEYIGQKKVKETLSIFIEAAKKRNEALDHVLLFGPPGLGKTTLATIIANELEVNIKVTSGPAIERPGDLAALLTNLGEKDVLFIDEIHRLPRIVEEVLYSAMEDYALDVMLGKGPGARSLRLNLPKFTLVGATTRAGLLTSPLRDRFGLVHRLEFYTVEELMLIINRSAALLRVEITPEGSEEIAKRSRGTPRIANRLLKRVRDYAEVRGKGIITKEIAQAALNLLEIDELGLDPTDRLILKTMIEKYQGGPVGIEALSASLAEETTTIEDVYEPFLLQIGFIKRTPRGRIVTKLAYEHLGIPYNKNEAEQTLW, translated from the coding sequence ATGGAAGAAAGAATCGTTTCGGGTTTTGAACTGGTGGAGGATGAAAACGAGTTTAGTTTAAGGCCACGAAAATTAAGTGAATATATTGGGCAAAAAAAAGTAAAAGAAACCCTTTCCATTTTTATTGAAGCAGCAAAAAAGCGGAATGAAGCCTTAGACCATGTTCTTCTATTTGGCCCTCCTGGATTAGGGAAAACTACTTTAGCAACAATAATTGCCAATGAGCTAGAAGTAAACATAAAGGTAACTTCAGGACCAGCCATTGAACGTCCAGGAGATTTGGCCGCCCTTTTAACTAATCTTGGGGAGAAAGATGTGTTATTTATTGACGAAATTCATCGTTTGCCAAGGATTGTTGAAGAAGTATTGTATTCGGCTATGGAAGATTACGCCTTGGATGTCATGTTAGGTAAGGGCCCTGGAGCCCGAAGTTTAAGATTAAATTTACCAAAATTTACTTTAGTGGGGGCAACCACTCGAGCCGGACTTTTGACTTCTCCCTTACGCGACCGTTTTGGCCTGGTGCATCGCTTGGAATTTTATACAGTAGAAGAATTAATGTTAATTATAAATCGTTCGGCAGCCCTTTTAAGGGTGGAAATTACCCCTGAAGGTAGTGAGGAAATTGCAAAACGTTCGAGGGGGACACCGCGGATTGCTAATAGACTTTTAAAAAGGGTTAGAGATTACGCTGAAGTCCGTGGGAAGGGCATTATTACTAAAGAAATTGCTCAAGCGGCTTTAAACCTCTTAGAAATTGATGAATTAGGGCTTGATCCTACCGACCGGTTAATTTTAAAAACAATGATTGAAAAATATCAAGGGGGACCGGTGGGAATAGAAGCACTTTCCGCCTCACTTGCAGAAGAAACGACTACTATTGAAGATGTTTATGAACCTTTTTTATTGCAAATTGGCTTTATAAAAAGAACGCCAAGAGGTAGAATAGTTACCAAACTTGCCTATGAACACTTAGGCATTCCATATAATAAAAACGAGGCAGAACAAACCCTTTGGTAG